The following coding sequences lie in one Megalodesulfovibrio gigas DSM 1382 = ATCC 19364 genomic window:
- a CDS encoding terminase large subunit, which produces MASPFRHSLRAAAVIEFLETLRLPDGTGAGQPFVLRDWQKDIIYEVYGPVCAHTGLRTVREALLSIPRKNGKTALVAGLCLVHLCGPEAIRNGQLYSLSVDRDQAGILFNYACAMVYMDDELQARLNVIESRKQIIDPVSGSRYSVLSGEKKGKMGKSSSVIFFDELAEFGSDRALYDALMTSRGAHAEPLVWVFSTQAPDDQALLSQLIDYGEQVRAGEVQDPTFKSFVFAAPEDADPWDEATWHACNPALGDFCSLPTMRETAAKAQRMASAEAAFRNLHLNQRVDAAAHFITPGVWKANGAEPDMDVFEDAEVFAGLDLSGKNDLTALVLTACDAGGTYHVLPFFWTPGDGLRERGERDHIPYVLWRDQGHLEAKPGKTIDYEWVARKIAELHAAFRFASLKFDRYRIYDLLRELDKLGVDAWIDGEEDELPDGIRLVKHGQGFKDFTPAVETVEDLVVEGRLRHGNHPVLSWCAANTRIQTDPAGNRKFDKQKSTGRIDGLVALAMALNGAVVGVTPQEQFNPVAVWA; this is translated from the coding sequence GTGGCTAGCCCCTTCCGCCATAGCCTCCGCGCCGCAGCGGTTATTGAATTTCTGGAGACCCTGCGCCTGCCCGACGGCACCGGGGCCGGCCAGCCCTTTGTGCTGCGCGACTGGCAGAAGGACATCATCTATGAGGTCTACGGCCCCGTCTGCGCCCACACGGGCCTGCGGACCGTCCGCGAGGCGCTGCTGTCCATCCCGCGAAAGAATGGCAAGACCGCGCTGGTGGCCGGCCTGTGCCTGGTGCATCTCTGCGGCCCCGAGGCCATCCGCAATGGCCAGCTCTATTCCCTGTCCGTGGACCGGGACCAGGCCGGCATCCTGTTCAACTACGCCTGCGCCATGGTCTACATGGACGATGAGTTGCAGGCCCGTCTGAACGTCATCGAGTCCCGCAAGCAGATCATCGACCCGGTGTCCGGCTCCCGCTATTCGGTGCTTTCGGGCGAGAAGAAGGGCAAGATGGGCAAGAGCTCGTCGGTCATCTTCTTTGACGAGCTGGCCGAATTCGGCAGCGACCGCGCCCTGTACGACGCCCTCATGACCTCCCGCGGCGCCCATGCTGAGCCCCTGGTATGGGTGTTTTCCACCCAGGCCCCCGACGACCAGGCGCTGCTCTCCCAGCTCATCGACTACGGCGAGCAGGTCCGGGCCGGGGAGGTCCAGGACCCCACCTTCAAGTCCTTCGTGTTCGCCGCGCCCGAAGACGCGGACCCCTGGGACGAGGCCACCTGGCACGCCTGCAACCCGGCCCTGGGTGACTTCTGCTCCCTGCCCACCATGCGCGAAACCGCGGCCAAGGCCCAGCGCATGGCCAGCGCCGAGGCGGCTTTTCGCAACCTGCACCTGAACCAGCGGGTGGACGCCGCGGCCCATTTCATCACCCCCGGCGTCTGGAAGGCCAACGGCGCCGAGCCCGACATGGACGTGTTCGAGGACGCCGAGGTCTTCGCCGGCCTGGACCTCTCGGGCAAGAACGACCTGACAGCCCTGGTGCTCACGGCCTGCGACGCCGGCGGCACCTACCACGTGCTGCCCTTTTTCTGGACCCCCGGCGACGGCCTGCGGGAGCGCGGGGAGCGGGACCACATCCCCTACGTGCTCTGGCGGGATCAGGGCCACCTGGAAGCCAAGCCGGGCAAGACCATCGACTATGAATGGGTGGCCCGCAAAATTGCCGAGCTGCACGCGGCCTTCCGCTTCGCCTCCCTCAAGTTCGACCGCTACCGCATTTATGACCTGCTGCGGGAGCTGGACAAGCTCGGGGTGGACGCCTGGATTGACGGCGAAGAAGACGAGCTCCCCGACGGCATCCGGCTGGTGAAGCATGGCCAGGGCTTCAAGGACTTCACGCCGGCCGTGGAGACCGTGGAAGACCTGGTGGTGGAGGGCCGCCTGCGCCACGGCAACCACCCGGTGCTCTCCTGGTGCGCCGCCAACACGCGCATCCAGACCGACCCGGCCGGCAACCGCAAGTTCGACAAGCAGAAAAGCACGGGCCGCATCGACGGCCTGGTGGCCCTGGCCATGGCTTTGAACGGGGCCGTGGTGGGGGTGACGCCGCAGGAACAGTTTAACCCTGTCGCCGTGTGGGCCTGA
- a CDS encoding phage portal protein, with translation MFGYLKRLFSRATTPDAVQSPVRGVVWKRPLAGVRITPDDALQLSVLWACVSVISKALASCNWEVYAERPDGNRDLRRDHPAARVLNVRPNPEMTAFSFKEAMLIQALIFGNFFAEIERDMAGRPVALWPIMPERVAFERDRATRELVVRVSNYGAPDAVLPYRNVFHLHGPGLDGVSGFEVVRVAAESLAHTRAMERFGAAYFGNGAHMGGLLTTDANLNQEQVQFLRESVNAVHQGVDQAHKFLILANGMKYQEMSAMPDKAQFVESRQFLVEECCRWFGVPPHKVAHLYHATFSNIEHQSLEFVRDALTPWAKRMCEEAAFKLFPTTNRQFTVAMDLDWLTEGDAKARAEADVQLVANGIATRNEVRRRRGLNTLGPEADVLTVQSQNVPLDSIGQSQPADEDTDGTPGTGDVFAAITNGDRDEA, from the coding sequence ATGTTTGGGTATTTGAAACGCCTTTTTTCCCGCGCCACCACGCCGGATGCCGTGCAAAGCCCCGTGCGCGGGGTGGTCTGGAAAAGGCCCCTGGCCGGCGTGCGCATCACGCCCGATGACGCCTTGCAGCTTTCCGTCCTGTGGGCCTGCGTGAGCGTGATTTCCAAGGCCCTGGCCTCCTGCAACTGGGAGGTCTATGCCGAACGCCCCGACGGCAACCGGGACCTGCGCCGGGACCATCCGGCAGCCCGCGTGCTGAACGTGCGCCCCAATCCGGAGATGACGGCCTTTTCCTTCAAGGAGGCCATGCTCATTCAGGCCCTGATCTTCGGCAACTTCTTCGCCGAGATCGAGCGGGACATGGCCGGCAGACCCGTGGCCCTGTGGCCCATCATGCCCGAACGGGTGGCCTTCGAGCGGGACCGGGCCACCCGGGAACTGGTGGTGCGGGTCAGCAATTATGGCGCGCCGGATGCGGTGCTGCCATACCGCAATGTCTTTCACCTGCATGGCCCCGGCCTGGACGGGGTGTCTGGCTTCGAGGTGGTGCGGGTGGCCGCGGAGAGCCTGGCGCACACCCGCGCCATGGAACGCTTCGGGGCGGCGTACTTTGGCAACGGCGCGCACATGGGCGGCCTGCTGACCACGGACGCCAATCTCAACCAGGAGCAGGTGCAGTTTCTGCGCGAATCCGTCAACGCCGTGCACCAGGGCGTGGACCAGGCGCACAAGTTCCTGATCCTGGCCAATGGCATGAAGTACCAGGAAATGAGCGCCATGCCGGACAAGGCGCAATTTGTGGAGTCCCGGCAGTTTCTGGTGGAGGAGTGCTGCCGCTGGTTCGGGGTGCCCCCGCACAAGGTGGCCCACCTCTACCACGCCACCTTCAGCAACATCGAGCATCAGTCCCTGGAGTTTGTGCGCGACGCGCTGACCCCGTGGGCCAAGCGGATGTGCGAAGAGGCCGCCTTCAAGCTGTTTCCGACGACCAACCGCCAGTTCACGGTGGCCATGGACCTGGACTGGCTCACCGAGGGCGATGCCAAGGCCCGGGCCGAAGCCGACGTCCAGCTGGTGGCCAACGGCATTGCCACCCGCAACGAGGTCCGCCGGCGCCGCGGGCTCAACACCCTTGGTCCGGAGGCGGACGTGCTCACGGTGCAGAGCCAGAACGTGCCCTTGGACAGCATCGGGCAATCTCAGCCGGCAGATGAAGACACGGACGGCACCCCAGGAACCGGCGATGTCTTTGCCGCCATCACCAACGGAGACAGGGATGAAGCCTAA
- a CDS encoding DUF1799 domain-containing protein, translating into MAQDNRTDCDTCRAAFAPSRWDTPEDVERKKDGPPCWKCRPDVLPENTLAVDVYRRCSGQLIMGMGGAVDINLLAVKCVLDMLHIEESAHLELMEEVQLMAQTAIVVGREKQEQERNRGKAQG; encoded by the coding sequence ATGGCCCAGGACAACCGCACCGATTGCGACACGTGCCGGGCCGCCTTCGCGCCAAGCCGATGGGACACACCGGAGGACGTGGAGCGCAAGAAGGATGGTCCGCCGTGTTGGAAGTGCCGGCCGGATGTGCTCCCAGAAAATACCCTGGCCGTGGACGTGTACCGGCGGTGCAGCGGGCAGCTGATCATGGGCATGGGGGGCGCGGTGGATATCAACCTGCTGGCAGTCAAGTGCGTGCTGGACATGCTGCACATTGAAGAATCTGCCCACCTTGAGCTGATGGAAGAGGTGCAGCTGATGGCGCAGACGGCCATTGTGGTCGGACGCGAGAAGCAGGAGCAGGAGCGCAACCGTGGGAAAGCTCAAGGCTGA
- a CDS encoding head maturation protease, ClpP-related, translated as MKPKGFHVAAQGKRGEVWIYEDIGEGWLGGLSAKRFADEIKALGKVSHITVHLNSAGGSVFDGTAIYNTLRKHPARVEVEIDGLAASIASIIALAGDEVRMAANGFFMIHNPWVVAAGTALELREMATTLDKVQGQLLKTYCDRTGLGADVVGAMMDAETWMTAEEALAQGFIDGVAGEIAVAAFAHVDMQKFKRAPSALVATAQAACGMAGRPRLAARQARLHRMQLTAKRMSPPSGGVSTNPKVKQGVS; from the coding sequence ATGAAGCCTAAAGGGTTCCATGTGGCCGCGCAGGGCAAGCGCGGCGAGGTCTGGATTTACGAAGACATCGGCGAAGGCTGGCTTGGGGGCTTGTCCGCCAAGCGCTTTGCCGACGAAATCAAGGCCCTGGGCAAAGTCTCCCACATCACGGTGCACCTCAACAGCGCGGGCGGGTCCGTATTCGACGGCACGGCCATCTACAACACCCTGCGCAAGCACCCGGCCCGGGTGGAAGTGGAGATTGACGGGCTGGCCGCCTCCATCGCGTCCATCATCGCCCTGGCCGGGGACGAAGTCCGCATGGCGGCCAACGGGTTCTTCATGATCCACAACCCCTGGGTGGTGGCGGCCGGCACGGCTCTGGAGCTGCGGGAAATGGCAACAACCCTGGACAAGGTGCAGGGCCAGTTGCTGAAGACCTACTGCGACAGGACCGGCCTGGGCGCTGACGTCGTGGGGGCCATGATGGACGCGGAAACGTGGATGACGGCGGAGGAGGCCTTGGCTCAGGGCTTCATCGACGGCGTGGCCGGCGAAATCGCCGTGGCGGCCTTCGCCCATGTGGACATGCAGAAATTCAAGCGCGCCCCTTCGGCCCTGGTGGCCACCGCGCAGGCAGCCTGCGGCATGGCCGGCCGGCCGCGCCTAGCCGCCCGTCAGGCCAGGCTGCACCGCATGCAACTCACGGCAAAACGAATGTCCCCTCCATCAGGCGGGGTTTCTACAAACCCGAAAGTCAAACAAGGAGTATCCTGA
- a CDS encoding P27 family phage terminase small subunit, whose translation MGARGPKPQGQYLHAVEVGKRVKEPPAPPSGMSVQARKLFVQIVAEHSPGVFDTEAVCLLRQFCEAEVRAVKADKALRKEGEVVLVLTEYGEVRRKNPWLAVWKESNALLTSLSTKLRKKGVTIDQDADTARPKRKLYGG comes from the coding sequence ATGGGCGCGCGCGGACCCAAGCCCCAGGGCCAGTATCTGCACGCCGTAGAGGTGGGCAAGCGAGTCAAAGAGCCGCCTGCGCCTCCTTCGGGGATGTCCGTCCAGGCGCGCAAGCTCTTCGTGCAGATCGTGGCGGAGCACTCCCCCGGCGTGTTTGACACCGAGGCCGTGTGCCTGCTGCGCCAGTTTTGCGAGGCCGAAGTCCGGGCCGTGAAGGCGGACAAGGCCCTGCGCAAGGAAGGCGAAGTGGTGCTGGTGCTGACGGAATACGGGGAGGTCCGCCGCAAGAACCCCTGGCTTGCCGTCTGGAAGGAATCCAATGCGCTGCTGACCTCCCTTTCCACCAAGCTGCGCAAAAAGGGCGTGACCATCGACCAGGACGCCGACACGGCCCGGCCCAAGAGGAAGCTCTACGGTGGCTAG
- a CDS encoding phage head closure protein, translating to MLRAGQLRHPVMVQANTPTQDAGGEWGAAWADVGLAWADIDDVRGQESRLAMENQGYVTHKIKIRPFAGLTIKHRILWGSRVLNISHIDDTEPDFWWLDAMEVVGREGM from the coding sequence ATGTTGCGCGCCGGCCAACTCAGGCACCCCGTGATGGTGCAGGCCAACACCCCGACGCAGGACGCGGGCGGGGAATGGGGCGCGGCTTGGGCAGACGTCGGGCTGGCGTGGGCGGACATTGACGACGTGCGCGGGCAGGAATCCCGGCTGGCCATGGAGAATCAGGGCTACGTGACGCACAAGATCAAGATTCGGCCCTTCGCCGGGTTGACCATCAAGCACCGCATACTCTGGGGCAGCCGGGTGCTGAACATTTCGCACATTGACGACACGGAACCTGACTTCTGGTGGCTGGATGCCATGGAAGTGGTGGGCCGGGAGGGCATGTGA
- a CDS encoding HNH endonuclease, with the protein MASWPYNTSLWQGLRERVLREEPLCRFCARAGEVVCATVVDHITPIADGGAPFNRANLQPLCASCHSRHKQRQDNGGLLSGCDATGWPLDPLHPWNQGGNQGGNQEGAQ; encoded by the coding sequence ATGGCCAGCTGGCCCTACAATACGTCCCTCTGGCAGGGCCTGCGCGAGCGGGTGCTGCGCGAGGAGCCGCTGTGCCGGTTCTGTGCGCGGGCCGGTGAGGTCGTGTGCGCCACGGTAGTGGACCACATCACGCCCATTGCCGATGGCGGTGCGCCCTTCAACCGCGCCAACCTGCAGCCCCTGTGCGCCTCCTGCCACAGCCGCCACAAGCAGCGCCAGGACAACGGCGGGCTCCTGTCCGGTTGCGACGCCACGGGCTGGCCCCTGGATCCCCTGCATCCATGGAATCAAGGGGGGAACCAGGGGGGGAATCAGGAGGGCGCGCAATAA
- a CDS encoding phage major capsid protein, with protein MTTFNALLQRALDIDPAALILCDGSPIEALQNRLLELNERSEAILATADAGKRDLTDEEAAELDDITAEFHRTESEIARRRSVQAQSDRLREGLGRQTQHDDEYRAEQEPAVHPGAQPAPHAAAPRLPAQAPQAAPRRSTRPAGGLHIASQEERGRWGWRSMGDFAAAVRAASRQGGYVDPRLVQSGPTTYGNEGTGADGGYMIPPDFRLAIMEKVFGEQTLISRTDGLTTSSNSITMPKDETTPWQDSGGIQAYWTDEAAQIKQSKPALGEDTIKLHKLTALVPVTEELMEDAPSLDAYLRRKVPEKFDFKLNLAIVQGTGVGQPKGLLRAGSLVRVAKEAGQAADTVLYKNLVKMWTRMHAPCRANAAWLIHPDVEAQLMTMEFPSTAGAFPAYLPAGGLSATPYSTLMGRPILPTQACNALGDEGDIILADLSQYMTVTKVGGLRSEISIHLWFDYDVTAYRFVMRVAGQPWWNTAIAPREGINTLSCFVALEERAG; from the coding sequence ATGACGACTTTCAATGCCTTGCTCCAGCGTGCGCTGGACATTGACCCCGCCGCCCTCATCCTGTGCGACGGGAGCCCGATTGAGGCCTTGCAGAATCGCCTGCTGGAGCTCAACGAGCGGTCCGAGGCCATCCTCGCCACGGCCGACGCCGGCAAGCGGGACCTGACCGACGAGGAGGCCGCGGAGCTGGACGACATCACCGCCGAGTTCCACCGCACAGAATCGGAAATCGCCCGGCGCAGGAGCGTGCAGGCCCAGTCCGACCGCCTGCGCGAGGGCCTGGGCCGCCAGACGCAGCACGATGACGAGTATCGCGCCGAGCAGGAGCCCGCCGTGCATCCTGGCGCCCAGCCCGCCCCGCATGCGGCGGCCCCCCGCCTGCCTGCCCAGGCCCCGCAGGCCGCCCCCCGTCGCAGCACCCGCCCGGCGGGCGGCCTGCACATTGCCTCCCAGGAAGAGCGGGGCCGCTGGGGTTGGCGGTCCATGGGCGATTTTGCCGCCGCGGTGCGCGCGGCGTCCCGCCAGGGCGGCTATGTGGACCCGCGGCTGGTGCAGAGCGGGCCTACCACCTATGGCAACGAAGGCACCGGGGCGGATGGCGGCTACATGATCCCGCCCGATTTCCGCCTGGCCATCATGGAAAAGGTCTTCGGGGAACAGACGCTCATTTCCCGCACCGACGGCCTGACCACCAGCTCCAACTCCATCACCATGCCCAAGGACGAGACCACGCCCTGGCAGGATTCCGGCGGCATCCAGGCCTACTGGACCGACGAGGCCGCGCAGATCAAACAGAGCAAGCCGGCCCTGGGCGAGGATACCATCAAGCTGCACAAGCTGACCGCCCTGGTCCCCGTGACCGAGGAGCTGATGGAGGACGCCCCCAGCCTGGATGCTTACCTGCGGCGCAAGGTGCCCGAGAAGTTCGACTTCAAGCTGAACCTGGCCATTGTGCAGGGCACGGGCGTGGGCCAGCCCAAGGGGCTGTTGCGCGCCGGCAGTCTGGTGCGCGTGGCCAAGGAGGCCGGCCAGGCGGCAGACACGGTGCTCTACAAGAACCTGGTGAAGATGTGGACCCGCATGCACGCCCCCTGCCGCGCCAATGCGGCCTGGCTCATCCACCCCGACGTGGAAGCCCAGCTCATGACTATGGAGTTCCCGTCCACCGCGGGGGCCTTCCCGGCCTACCTGCCCGCGGGCGGCCTGAGCGCCACGCCGTACTCGACCCTCATGGGCCGTCCCATCCTCCCTACCCAGGCCTGCAATGCCCTGGGGGACGAGGGGGACATCATCCTGGCCGACCTGAGCCAGTACATGACCGTGACCAAGGTCGGCGGCCTGCGCTCGGAAATCTCCATCCACCTCTGGTTCGACTATGACGTGACGGCCTACCGCTTTGTCATGCGCGTGGCCGGCCAGCCCTGGTGGAATACCGCCATCGCGCCCCGTGAAGGCATCAACACCCTGTCCTGCTTCGTCGCGTTGGAAGAACGGGCGGGCTAA
- a CDS encoding HK97 gp10 family phage protein, whose amino-acid sequence MGKLKAEVEVRIPPSFSVELLRLVNVAIDDAAMEIAVAIKASAKASTAFRDYKNTERENVYSKKHHKSGTMLRQSIKHKKSKFPDGGAIVYSAAPHAHLVEFGHALVEGRKFLPTYGQVIGHVKAHSYLRSSREEVMGQAAEAFAKSIGNKLRGA is encoded by the coding sequence GTGGGAAAGCTCAAGGCTGAAGTGGAAGTCAGGATCCCGCCATCGTTCAGCGTGGAGCTTCTGCGGCTTGTGAATGTCGCCATCGACGATGCGGCCATGGAGATTGCGGTGGCCATCAAGGCCAGCGCCAAGGCCAGTACGGCATTCCGGGACTACAAGAACACGGAACGTGAGAACGTATACAGCAAGAAGCACCACAAGAGCGGGACCATGCTGCGGCAGTCCATCAAGCACAAAAAGTCAAAATTCCCCGATGGTGGAGCAATTGTCTATTCCGCTGCCCCTCATGCCCATTTGGTGGAGTTTGGCCACGCGCTGGTGGAGGGTCGCAAGTTTTTGCCCACGTACGGGCAGGTTATTGGCCACGTGAAGGCGCACTCCTACCTGCGGTCCTCGCGGGAAGAAGTGATGGGGCAGGCTGCTGAGGCGTTCGCCAAGTCAATCGGCAACAAGCTGAGAGGTGCGTAA
- a CDS encoding head-tail connector protein, with amino-acid sequence MTHRSRITIAPTAQALPLDALKAHLRVTHDAEDELILAALAAAVSYGEHLTNRQWLQATRVLTLDAWPSRLAWTAYVELPFPPLQRVESVVYVDAAGETQTMVEGVDYVVDNSSGTMPARLYRGEAWPQTVIRPGAVSITYVCGFPQTESPEVAVLPPGIVAWLKIRVADLYAQRESLAMESRSQSFVELPRSYVDGLLDPWIVPGGM; translated from the coding sequence ATGACGCATCGATCTCGCATCACCATCGCCCCCACGGCCCAGGCCCTGCCCCTGGACGCGCTCAAGGCCCACCTGCGTGTGACGCATGATGCCGAGGACGAGCTGATCCTGGCGGCTCTGGCCGCGGCGGTATCCTACGGCGAGCACCTGACCAACCGGCAGTGGCTCCAGGCCACGCGGGTGTTGACGCTGGACGCCTGGCCTTCCCGGCTGGCCTGGACGGCCTATGTTGAGCTGCCCTTTCCGCCCCTCCAGAGGGTGGAAAGCGTCGTCTATGTGGATGCTGCGGGTGAGACGCAGACCATGGTCGAAGGCGTGGACTACGTCGTGGACAACTCCAGCGGCACCATGCCGGCGCGGCTGTATCGCGGTGAGGCTTGGCCGCAAACAGTGATTCGGCCCGGCGCCGTGAGCATCACCTATGTCTGTGGCTTTCCGCAGACGGAATCGCCGGAGGTGGCCGTGCTGCCCCCCGGCATCGTGGCGTGGCTGAAGATTCGCGTGGCAGACCTCTACGCCCAGCGGGAGAGCCTCGCCATGGAAAGCCGGTCGCAGAGCTTCGTGGAACTGCCCAGGTCCTACGTGGACGGGCTCCTTGACCCCTGGATTGTGCCGGGAGGGATGTGA